ATGATGATGGCGGGAATTGCGTCAATGAACATGCCGACAAACAGAAACGAAAGAGCGACGATGCCACCCGTCGTCGCAACGTTCGTGTTCCAGCCGGACATCACTTCGACAAGCGCCTGAGGAACGCGGAACCAGGCCAGCAGCGAACCGAACGCCGAAGCAGTCCCGATGCAGAACAGGGATATTGCGGCCAGCCGCGCTGATTCGTAAAGGATCTCGGGAAACTGTTTCACGGAAATCGAGCGATAGACGGCACCGCCCAGAATCGCCGAGTAGATCACGGCGACGACGGAGGCTTCCGTCGGTGTAAACAGCCCGGCGACAATTCCCCCGACAATGATGACCGGTGTCACCAGCGCCAGCGACGACTTCGCCAGAGCCTGCAGGAACTCCTTCAGTGATGCCCTGCTGTACGTCGGATAGCCTCGCGTTTTTGCATACACCAGCACTGTCCCCATCATGCTGACAGCAATCAGAATTCCCGGCACAACACCGGCGATGAACAATCCGCCGATTGACACAGACATCAGACCACCCCAGACGATCATCAGGATGCTGGGCGGAATGATGACTCCCATCACCGAGGAACAGGCTGTGATGGCAACGGAAAATTCGGCGTCGTAACCCTGCTTCTTCATCGCCGGAATCATCAGCGCACCGATGCCGGCCGCATCCGCTGTCGACGAACCGGAGATTCCCGCGAACAGCATGCTGACCATCACATTCACGTGTCCCAGACCTCCCGGCAGATGACCGACGGAAGTCGTCGCCAGCCGGACCAGCCGTTCGGTAATGCCGGCGGAATTCATCAGGTTGGCGGCCAGCAGAAAGAATGGAACAGCCAGCAGAATAAAGCTGTTGTACGACTTCCACATCTCGTTGATCAGCAGCACGGGAGTCAGCCGCTCGTCAACCAGAATGACCGGGATGCACGCCAGCCCCAGCGCGAACGCAACCGGAACCCGAATCACGATCAAAACGGCAAACGTCCCGAACAAAACCATGGCCGCTTCGCCAGGCAGCATCGTCAGGCTCCCGGCTCAGGGCGCACGATCACGCGGACGTCGAAGACAATCTTTTCCGCAAGAAACAGCAGCCACGTCACGCCCGCCAGCGGAAACGACACGTAGATGCTCAGCATGTTGATGCCGCTCATTTCTGAATTCTGCAGCCAGCCGAATTCCGCAAAGTCGTAGCCGTACCACGTAAAGATCACTGCCAGCACTGCCATTGCCAGATGCACGATCAGCCGCCCCACGCTGATCTGGCGATGCGTTTCCGGGCGGGGCAGCAGGTCGACGTCAAAGTGGGTCCCGTCGCGGACCGCGATCATCGAACCCAGCATGATGATCCAGACAAAACAGAACCTGGCGGCTTCCTCCGTCCAGATGTACCGCGGCACGGCGTCGACATAGCGAGAAATGATCTGCAGCAAAACGGGAACAATCATGACCGCCATCAGCACCGTCATGACGATCTTCAGCACAAGGCAATAGCCGTTCAGCAATCGCGTCATCAGCGGCTGTCTCCGGAAGCGGACTCGACAGCGTTGACGCGGGCATACACCTCGTCGGCACCGATCTCTTTCGCGTACGCCGCCTTGACAGGTTCCGCGAGGTTCAGCAATTCATCCCGCTGTGTGAAGGGATGCAGCCGCAGCTTTCCTTCCGCTTCCATCGCCTGCAGGACTTCCGAGTCTTCAGTGGATTCCAAGTGACGGCCGTACGCGCCCGCTTCGCGCCCGGCGCGAAGAATCGCCGACTGCAGATCCGGGGGCAGCCGGTC
This is a stretch of genomic DNA from Planctomycetaceae bacterium. It encodes these proteins:
- a CDS encoding TRAP transporter large permease: MLPGEAAMVLFGTFAVLIVIRVPVAFALGLACIPVILVDERLTPVLLINEMWKSYNSFILLAVPFFLLAANLMNSAGITERLVRLATTSVGHLPGGLGHVNVMVSMLFAGISGSSTADAAGIGALMIPAMKKQGYDAEFSVAITACSSVMGVIIPPSILMIVWGGLMSVSIGGLFIAGVVPGILIAVSMMGTVLVYAKTRGYPTYSRASLKEFLQALAKSSLALVTPVIIVGGIVAGLFTPTEASVVAVIYSAILGGAVYRSISVKQFPEILYESARLAAISLFCIGTASAFGSLLAWFRVPQALVEVMSGWNTNVATTGGIVALSFLFVGMFIDAIPAIIILGTVLLPLAEGTGMHPIHFAIIGVISLAVGLVTPPYGLCLLIACSLGKIRVVEALRDVAVILLPMLVLLAAVVLFPEIVLFLPKLVVPQFL
- a CDS encoding TRAP transporter small permease — protein: MTRLLNGYCLVLKIVMTVLMAVMIVPVLLQIISRYVDAVPRYIWTEEAARFCFVWIIMLGSMIAVRDGTHFDVDLLPRPETHRQISVGRLIVHLAMAVLAVIFTWYGYDFAEFGWLQNSEMSGINMLSIYVSFPLAGVTWLLFLAEKIVFDVRVIVRPEPGA